The following are encoded in a window of Vicugna pacos chromosome 2, VicPac4, whole genome shotgun sequence genomic DNA:
- the CNGA1 gene encoding cyclic nucleotide-gated channel alpha-1, with amino-acid sequence MKKNIINTWHSFVNIPNMIVPDIEKEIRRMENGACSSFSDDDDSASIFEDSESEIPHARDSFRSNTHRRGQPSQREQYLPGAIALFNVNNSSNKEQEPKEKKKKKKEKKSKPDDKNENKKDSEKKKKKEKDKDKKKKEEKGEDKKEEKGKDKKEGEKKEVTVIDPSGNIYYNWLFCITLPVMYNWTMIIARACFDELQSDYLEYWLIFDYLSDLVYLLDMFVRTRTGYLEQGLLVKEELKLIEKYKSNFQFKLDVLSVIPTDLLYFKLGWNYPEIRLNRLLRISRMFEFFQRTETRTNYPNIFRISNLVMYIIIIIHWNACVYFSISKAIGFGNDTWVYPDVNDPDFGRLARKYVYSLYWSTLTLTTIGETPPPVRDSEYVFVVADFLIGVLIFATIVGNIGSMISNMNAARAEFQARIDAIKQYMHFRNVSKDMEKRVIKWFDYLWTNKKTVDEREVLKYLPDKLRAEIAINVHLDTLKKVRIFADCEAGLLVELVLKLQPQVYSPGDYICKKGDIGREMYIIKEGKLAVVADDGVTQFVVLSDGSYFGEISILNIKGSKAGNRRTANIKSIGYSDLFCLSKDDLMEALTEYPDAKCMLEEKGKQILMKDGLLDVNIANAGSDPKDLEEKVTRMEGSVDLLQTRFARILAEYESMQQKLKQRLTKVEKFLKPLIDTEFSAIEGTGAESGPTDST; translated from the exons ATGAAGAAAAATATTATCAACACATGGCACTCTTTTGTAAATATTCCCAATATGATCGTACCAGATattgaaaaggaaataagaagGATGGAAAATGGAGCATGCAG CTCCTTTTCTGATGATGATGACAGTGCGTCTATATTTGAAGACTCAGAGAGCGAAATCCCCCATgcaagggattcctttagaagtAATACGCACAGGAGAGGACAACCATCACAGAG GGAACAGTACCTGCCTGGAGCCATTGCACTTTTCAATGTTAACAACAGCAGCAATAAGGAGCA AGAAccgaaagaaaaaaagaaaaagaaaaaggaaaagaagag CAAGCcagatgataaaaatgaaaataaaaaggactcagagaagaaaaagaagaaagaaaaggacaaagacaagaagaagaaagaggagaaaggtgaagataagaaagaggagaaaggcaAAGATAAGAAAGAAGG GGAGAAGAAGGAAGTCACGGTTATTGATCCCTCAGGAAACATATATTACAACTGGCTGTTTTGCATCACCTTACCTGTTATGTACAACTGGACTATGATTATTGCaag AGCATGTTTTGATGAACTTCAGTCTGATTACCTGGAATACTGGCTCATTTTTGATTATTTGTCAGATTTAGTCTATCTTCTTGATATGTTTGTACGAACAAGGACAG gttACCTAGAGCAAGGGCTACTGGTGAAGGAAGAGCTTAAACtcatagagaaatataaatcaaattttCAATTTAAGCTTGATGTTCTATCAGTGATACCAACCGATCTGCTGTATTTTAAGCTGGGGTGGAACTATCCCGAAATTAGACTAAACAGACTGTTAAGGATCTCTCGAATGTTTGAGTTCTTCCAGAGAACAGAAACCAGGACAAACTACCCAAACATCTTCAGGATTTCTAACCTTGTCAtgtatatcatcatcatcatccactGGAATGCGTGTGTGTACTTCTCTATCTCCAAAGCCATTGGGTTTGGAAATGATACGTGGGTCTATCCTGATGTGAATGATCCTGACTTCGGCCGTTTGGCTAGAAAATACGTATACAGCCTTTACTGGTCTACACTGACTTTGACCACCATCGGTGAAACGCCACCTCCTGTGAGGGATTCCGAGTATGTCTTTGTGGTGGCTGATTTCCTAATCGGAGTGTTAATTTTTGCTACCATTGTTGGTAACATAGGTTCTATGATTTCCAACATGAATGCAGCCAGAGCGGAGTTTCAGGCAAGAATTGATGCGATCAAGCAATACATGCATTTTCGAAATgtgagcaaagacatggaaaagaGAGTCATTAAATGGTTTGACTACCTGTGGACCAACAAAAAAACAGTGGATGAGAGAGAAGTCTTGAAATATCTGCCCGATAAACTAAGAGCAGAGATCGCCATCAACGTTCACTTAGACACATTGAAAAAGGTGCGTATTTTTGCAGACTGTGAAGCCGGTCTGTTGGTGGAGTTGGTCTTAAAATTACAACCTCAAGTCTACAGTCCTGGAGATTATATTTGCAAGAAAGGGGATATTGGACGAGAGATGTACATCATCAAGGAAGGCAAACTCGCCGTGGTGGCAGATGATGGagtcactcagtttgtggtattGAGTGACGGCAGCTACTTCGGTGAGATTAGCATCCTAAACATCAAAGGCAGTAAAGCTGGCAATCGAAGAACGGCCAATATTAAAAGTATAGGCTACTCAGATCTGTTCTGTCTCTCGAAAGATGACCTCATGGAAGCTCTTACTGAGTACCCAGATGCCAAATGTATGCTGGAAGAGAAGGGGAAGCAAATTTTGATGAAAGATGGTCTACTGGATGTAAACATCGCAAATGCTGGAAGTGATCCTAAAGATCTGGAAGAGAAGGTCACCCGAATGGAGGGGTCAGTAGACCTCCTGCAAACAAGGTTTGCTCGCATTCTGGCCGAGTATGAGTCAATGCAGCAGAAACTGAAGCAGAGACTAACCAAGGTTGAGAAATTTCTAAAACCACTTATTGACACAGAATTCTCAGCTATTGAAGGGACTGGAGCTGAAAGCGGGCCCACAGACTCTACATAG